One Haloplanus sp. GDY1 DNA window includes the following coding sequences:
- a CDS encoding helix-turn-helix domain-containing protein, with product MAESAVSHSHPLDTMLAVSDVIQNNRLAQLYTRVLDLDAPTVEELAEGLESSTTTVYDDVKHLVEIGLLERVTETQPHRYRASRVDMTIQADGETFQITPTLLVALAERQSNENINLYIDRHGVSGLATAIEYARAYAQSKMNARIMAREQEIPVLEAETILQELQEIILDAEPDISTSLDIDELDAAVDDRLDE from the coding sequence ATGGCCGAATCTGCTGTCTCGCACTCACACCCCCTCGATACGATGCTGGCCGTCTCCGATGTGATTCAGAATAACCGGCTCGCACAACTCTACACTCGTGTCCTCGACCTCGATGCTCCGACTGTCGAAGAACTGGCCGAGGGTCTCGAGAGTTCGACGACGACCGTCTACGATGACGTGAAGCACCTCGTAGAGATCGGGCTGCTGGAGCGTGTGACGGAGACGCAGCCGCATCGATATCGAGCGAGTCGAGTCGATATGACGATTCAGGCCGATGGGGAGACGTTCCAAATCACTCCGACTCTCTTGGTCGCGCTCGCGGAACGCCAGTCGAACGAGAACATCAACCTCTACATTGACCGGCATGGTGTCAGCGGGCTCGCAACCGCCATCGAGTACGCTCGGGCGTACGCCCAATCCAAAATGAATGCCCGAATCATGGCTCGTGAACAGGAAATTCCCGTTCTCGAAGCAGAGACCATCCTTCAGGAGCTTCAAGAGATCATTCTGGACGCAGAGCCCGATATCTCGACGAGTCTCGATATTGACGAGCTTGACGCTGCCGTCGATGACCGCCTCGACGAATAA